The proteins below are encoded in one region of Phaeodactylum tricornutum CCAP 1055/1 chromosome 3, complete sequence:
- a CDS encoding predicted protein → MRPQSGGVLRNRSNGFRLLRWIVTVSVVLVGSRSRESSCCVADSIAASSYDWEDWDYYQILGFNETSISKELSAKDIKQAYRRQARRWHPDKQQQHHFNVSLSNSALSTEEANARFAKITEAYQVLSDDDRRIEYERYRRGHVRQSPNLRKGPNSDAAASSSYNSHEASWSFGWKDFRVDPVQLFQDLFQDWNVAFDDEDENLFGGFERFNPNSSGEGHNGLGRPTRISHDEHILMDSWGREILRVLQTEEYRQIDHLYIRVMAQDFVETWDPYLHGFSYQPLQGEPFLMEEVHRPLPQTTSTMPSHEPLTTQSEWLEHGRYRAGLDAFCNLQIVDSSRGVIIWEIETEIPSWYSACQLELRGPTLVLVMGDYYHQEQIIWQSEILNHSHKELIGALHIARLDGDGALAVYQLLEIKESDKHIWLDGLLHAGSKTGAALVWQRFVKAFYAVEEMKIDQFSAEKRYRQKDQTEIFRRVCVWTSNPFGCLRVGRAFVHAFRDCILLGRRVIRVVDRLFDLF, encoded by the coding sequence ATGCGACCGCAGAGTGGTGGAGTCCTTAGAAACCGATCAAATGGCTTTCGTCTGCTGAGATGGATTGTGACCGTGTCTGTTGTATTGGTCGGATCAAGGTCTAGAGAGTCGAGCTGTTGCGTCGCGGATTCAATTGCAGCATCGTCGTATGACTGGGAAGATTGGGACTACTACCAGATACTTGGTTTTAATGAAACGAGCATAAGCAAAGAGCTGAGCGCGAAAGATATAAAACAAGCCTACAGACGCCAAGCTCGACGATGGCATCCAgacaaacaacaacagcatcacTTCAATGTCTCCCTTTCTAACTCTGCTCTTTccacggaagaagcgaaTGCACGGTTTGCTAAGATCACCGAAGCTTATCAAGTTTTATCGGACGACGATAGAAGGATAGAATATGAGCGATATCGTAGAGGACACGTGAGGCAGAGTCCGAATTTGAGAAAGGGACCTAATTCCGACGCAGCCGCCAGCTCATCCTATAATTCGCACGAAGCATCATGGTCGTTTGGCTGGAAAGACTTTCGCGTCGATCCAGTACAATTGTTTCAGGATTTATTTCAGGATTGGAACGTGGCAtttgatgacgaggacgaaaacTTATTCGGGGGATTTGAAAGATTTAACCCGAACAGTTCAGGAGAAGGGCACAACGGTCTTGGACGACCGACACGAATATCCCACGACGAGCATATACTGATGGATAGCTGGGGACGGGAGATCTTGCGCGTACTACAGACCGAGGAATATCGCCAGATAGATCACCTGTATATCAGAGTCATGGCGCAAGATTTTGTCGAGACGTGGGATCCATACCTTCACGGTTTTTCGTATCAGCCCTTGCAAGGCGAGCCTTTTCTCATGGAAGAAGTTCATCGACCACTACCACAAACGACGAGCACAATGCCCTCTCACGAGCCCCTGACAACTCAGTCCGAATGGCTGGAGCACGGTCGATATAGAGCCGGCCTAGATGCTTTTTGCAATCTTCAAATCGTGGATAGTAGTCGTGGCGTTATCATTTGGGAAATCGAAACGGAGATTCCGTCGTGGTATTCGGCTTGCCAATTGGAGCTTCGAGGTCCTACTCTTGTCCTAGTCATGGGGGACTATTATCATCAAGAACAAATCATTTGGCAAAGTGAGATTCTAAACCATTCTCATAAAGAGCTTATTGGAGCCCTTCATATTGCGAGATTGGACGGGGACGGTGCGTTGGCCGTATATCAGCTTTTAGAGATAAAGGAGAGTGACAAGCACATCTGGTTGGATGGGCTCTTGCATGCTGGATCAAAAACCGGAGCAGCACTTGTCTGGCAACGATTTGTTAAAGCCTTCTATGCGgttgaagaaatgaagatAGATCAGTTCAGCGCAGAAAAACGCTATCGTCAAAAGGACCAGACTGAGATTTTCCGACGCGTTTGTGTATGGACGTCGAACCCGTTTGGATGCTTGCGCGTTGGACGGGCTTTTGTTCATGCCTTTCGTGACTGTATCCTGCTCGGGCGACGGGTCATCCGTGTTGTCGACCGTCTTTTCGACTTGTTCTAA